The following proteins come from a genomic window of Iamia sp. SCSIO 61187:
- a CDS encoding maleylpyruvate isomerase N-terminal domain-containing protein — translation MQLTPRYDDAPVLRLAGEHPDPADVLVQQRRRLADRLDGLSADQWAAPSRCDAWAVRDVVAHLVDVDRFWTFSIGAGRAGEPSRFLATFDPVTSPPQLVAAHADTPDAELLAAYRDGIDGLARSLDGLDAGGWDTLAEAPPGHIPLRALALHALWDGWVHERDIVLPLGLDPVEDDDEVRAALLYAAALGPAFMACGGSERAGTLVVEAQAPAARVVVDVGPVVTASLDGEVPADAVVLRGPAVELVEGLSLRAPLPCSVDDDDRWLLGTLDVVFEQA, via the coding sequence GTGCAGCTGACGCCCCGCTACGACGATGCGCCGGTGCTCCGCCTGGCCGGTGAGCACCCCGACCCCGCCGACGTGCTGGTGCAGCAGCGGCGCCGCCTGGCCGACCGGCTCGACGGGCTCTCCGCCGATCAGTGGGCGGCGCCCAGCCGCTGCGACGCCTGGGCCGTGCGGGACGTGGTCGCCCACCTCGTCGACGTCGACCGCTTCTGGACGTTCTCGATCGGGGCCGGCCGGGCCGGCGAGCCCAGCCGGTTCCTCGCCACCTTCGACCCCGTGACCAGCCCCCCGCAGCTGGTCGCGGCCCACGCCGACACCCCCGACGCCGAGCTCCTCGCCGCCTACCGCGACGGGATCGACGGCCTGGCCCGGTCGCTCGACGGCCTCGACGCCGGCGGGTGGGACACCCTCGCCGAGGCGCCCCCGGGGCACATCCCGCTGCGGGCCCTCGCCCTCCACGCCCTGTGGGACGGCTGGGTCCACGAGCGCGACATCGTGCTGCCCCTCGGGCTGGACCCGGTCGAGGACGACGACGAGGTCCGCGCCGCCCTCCTCTACGCCGCCGCCCTCGGCCCCGCGTTCATGGCGTGCGGCGGCTCGGAGCGGGCGGGGACCCTGGTCGTCGAGGCCCAGGCCCCGGCGGCGCGGGTCGTCGTCGACGTCGGCCCCGTGGTCACGGCGTCCCTCGACGGCGAGGTCCCGGCCGACGCGGTCGTGCTCCGGGGCCCGGCCGTCGAGCTCGTCGAGGGCCTCAGCCTGCGGGCTCCGCTCCCCTGCTCGGTCGACGACGACGACCGCTGGCTCCTCGGCACCCTCGACGTCGTCTTCGAGCAGGCCTGA
- a CDS encoding sensor histidine kinase: MASLAEIARTQTQLDSGQLSHLQRFTTSWGLVADLCFSDLLLFVPTDAQGTHFVVAGQVRPTTNQTLYVRDLLGEIADEEERPLIARSWKRGEIIEGEVTDPIIRERVRMLCIPVRYQGETIAVLSRESTPTVGRAAGELERTYQEIFNRFARMIAAGEFPYAREDGDSEENLRVGDGCLVLDRSARVEYASPNAVSALHRIGIHVNTEGLRLGELGLNDEPVRTAFAVAAPVTEEIDPRPGVSVLIRCIPMVDSGRVTGAVLLLRDVSELRRRDRLLLSKDATIREIHHRVKNNLQTISSLLRLQGRRLASEEAKAAIGESVRRISSIALVHDILAREPGEDLPFIDVLRPLVRMVEESLSTPDREVTFTVVGDPGTLPAGVATPMAVVLNELLQNTMDHAFPSGSDGAEGEEPQVGHVRVEMENDGLELVTRVIDDGVGLPEGFSVASSTGLGLSIVRALVTSDLTGTIDMFEPLDGSPGTEVELRVPLDAERPG; encoded by the coding sequence GTGGCCAGCCTCGCCGAGATCGCTCGGACCCAGACCCAGCTCGACTCGGGACAGCTCAGCCACCTCCAGCGGTTCACCACGTCGTGGGGCCTGGTCGCCGACCTGTGCTTCTCCGACCTGCTCCTCTTCGTGCCCACCGACGCCCAGGGCACCCACTTCGTCGTCGCCGGCCAGGTCCGCCCGACGACCAACCAGACCCTCTACGTGCGGGACCTCCTGGGCGAGATCGCCGACGAGGAGGAGCGGCCGCTGATCGCCCGCTCGTGGAAGCGGGGCGAGATCATCGAGGGCGAGGTCACCGACCCGATCATCCGCGAGCGCGTGCGGATGCTGTGCATCCCGGTCCGGTACCAGGGCGAGACCATCGCCGTGCTGAGCCGCGAGTCGACGCCCACCGTCGGTCGGGCGGCCGGCGAGCTGGAGCGGACCTACCAGGAGATCTTCAACCGCTTCGCCCGCATGATCGCCGCCGGCGAGTTCCCCTACGCCCGGGAGGACGGCGACTCCGAGGAGAACCTGCGGGTCGGCGACGGGTGCCTCGTGCTCGACCGCTCGGCCCGGGTCGAGTACGCCTCGCCCAACGCCGTGTCGGCCCTCCACCGCATCGGCATCCACGTCAACACCGAGGGCCTGCGGCTCGGTGAGCTGGGGCTGAACGACGAGCCGGTCCGCACCGCCTTCGCCGTCGCCGCCCCCGTCACCGAGGAGATCGACCCCCGCCCCGGGGTGAGCGTGCTCATCCGGTGCATCCCCATGGTCGACTCCGGGCGGGTCACCGGGGCGGTCCTGCTGCTGCGGGACGTGTCCGAGCTCCGGCGCCGGGACCGGCTGCTGCTGTCCAAGGACGCCACCATCCGGGAGATCCACCACCGGGTGAAGAACAACCTGCAGACCATCTCGTCGCTGCTGCGGCTCCAGGGCCGCCGGCTGGCGTCGGAGGAGGCCAAGGCGGCCATCGGGGAGTCGGTGCGGCGCATCTCGTCGATCGCCCTGGTGCACGACATCCTCGCCCGGGAGCCGGGGGAGGACCTGCCGTTCATCGACGTCCTGCGCCCGCTCGTCCGCATGGTCGAGGAGAGCCTGAGCACCCCCGACCGGGAGGTCACCTTCACCGTCGTCGGGGACCCGGGCACGCTCCCGGCGGGAGTGGCCACGCCCATGGCCGTGGTCCTCAACGAGCTGCTCCAGAACACCATGGACCACGCCTTCCCGTCCGGGTCCGACGGCGCCGAGGGCGAGGAGCCCCAGGTCGGCCACGTCCGGGTGGAGATGGAGAACGACGGGCTCGAGCTGGTCACCCGGGTCATCGACGACGGCGTGGGCCTGCCCGAGGGCTTCTCCGTGGCCTCGTCGACCGGGCTCGGCCTGTCGATCGTCCGGGCCCTGGTCACCTCGGACCTGACCGGCACCATCGACATGTTCGAGCCCCTCGACGGCTCCCCCGGCACCGAGGTCGAGCTGAGGGTCCCCCTCGACGCGGAGCGACCGGGGTGA
- a CDS encoding IS110 family transposase: MTDDPVRVTGGVDTHKHVHVAAALDGRGGVLGVREFPATGAGHVDLRGWLGSFGTVDAVGVEGTGSWGAGLCRSLREAQVTVHEVWRPNRQRRRRTGKSDPADAVAAARAVQAGDGLAVPKDRTGPAEAARLARISRDSLTRELTKLANQIHAVIDSTASETLRDRYRHKTISQIATEAARSRPGGEVTNPDVMAAITLRRLARRWLAASVERDEVDIDLKVIVEAAAPQLLDEPGIGVDVASVFIVSLGDNPDRMATDAAAAAAWGASPVDASSGLHQRHRLNRGGDRQANRALYIVALCRMRWDPTTQAYIARRIAEGKTKKEAIRALKRHLARRIWRLLTQTPAPCPSP; this comes from the coding sequence ATGACAGACGACCCGGTGCGCGTCACGGGCGGCGTCGATACCCACAAGCACGTCCATGTGGCCGCCGCCCTCGATGGCCGGGGCGGGGTGTTGGGGGTGAGGGAGTTCCCGGCCACGGGTGCAGGTCATGTCGATCTGCGGGGTTGGTTGGGCTCGTTCGGGACCGTGGACGCTGTCGGGGTCGAAGGAACTGGGTCCTGGGGGGCCGGGTTGTGTCGATCGCTGCGCGAGGCCCAGGTCACCGTCCATGAGGTCTGGCGCCCGAACCGTCAACGTCGTCGCAGGACCGGCAAGTCCGACCCTGCCGATGCTGTGGCGGCTGCCCGGGCTGTTCAGGCCGGTGACGGCCTGGCGGTCCCGAAGGACCGGACCGGGCCTGCTGAGGCCGCCCGTCTCGCTCGCATCAGCCGAGACTCGCTCACCCGGGAGCTCACCAAGCTGGCCAACCAGATCCACGCGGTGATCGACAGCACCGCCTCGGAGACGCTCCGAGACCGCTACCGGCACAAGACGATCTCGCAGATCGCCACCGAGGCCGCCCGGTCCCGCCCGGGGGGCGAGGTCACGAACCCCGACGTCATGGCCGCCATCACCCTGCGGCGCCTTGCTCGGCGGTGGCTCGCAGCCAGCGTCGAACGCGACGAGGTCGACATCGACTTGAAGGTCATCGTCGAAGCCGCCGCCCCCCAACTGCTCGATGAGCCCGGCATCGGCGTCGATGTTGCGTCGGTCTTCATCGTCAGCCTCGGCGACAACCCCGACCGCATGGCCACCGACGCAGCAGCCGCAGCCGCCTGGGGCGCCAGCCCCGTCGATGCCAGCAGCGGCCTCCACCAGCGACACCGGCTCAACCGCGGCGGCGACCGCCAAGCCAACCGGGCCCTCTACATCGTCGCCCTGTGCCGCATGCGATGGGACCCCACCACCCAGGCCTACATCGCCCGCCGAATCGCCGAGGGAAAGACCAAGAAGGAAGCGATCCGCGCCCTCAAACGCCACCTCGCCCGCCGCATCTGGCGCCTCCTCACACAAACCCCCGCCCCCTGCCCCTCGCCTTGA
- a CDS encoding WhiB family transcriptional regulator, protein MSPSHLLSLTVASAEWRRDSACRDTDPDLFFPVGTTGPAIEQIETAKAVCRQCHAQTQCLEYAIETNQDSGIWGGTSEDERRQLRKQAQQRARQTA, encoded by the coding sequence CTGAGCCCTAGCCATCTGCTGTCCCTGACCGTCGCCTCGGCCGAGTGGCGCCGCGACTCCGCCTGTCGGGACACCGATCCGGACCTGTTCTTCCCGGTGGGCACCACCGGGCCGGCCATCGAGCAGATCGAGACGGCCAAGGCCGTTTGCCGCCAGTGCCACGCCCAGACCCAGTGCCTCGAGTACGCCATCGAGACCAACCAGGACTCCGGCATCTGGGGCGGCACCTCCGAGGACGAGCGCCGCCAGCTCCGCAAGCAGGCCCAGCAGCGAGCCCGCCAGACCGCCTGA
- a CDS encoding glycerophosphodiester phosphodiesterase gives MAGNRPLIIAHRGASAAHPENTVAAFAAAGPLGADAVELDARRTADGAVVVLHDDTLPDGRVLVETARADLPPEVPTLAEALDACGDLVVNIEIKNSPEDRDFDPDEAVAAEVVAEVRRRGTPERYLVSSFHRPTIDRVREAMPELGTAFLHMHQDGAVALAEAVAHGHGALHPWYGWATEAVIAAAHDVGVVVNAWTVDDPDVMARLAGWGVDGIVTNVPDVALAVLGPR, from the coding sequence ATGGCCGGAAATCGACCGCTGATCATCGCCCACCGGGGGGCGTCCGCCGCCCACCCCGAGAACACGGTCGCGGCCTTCGCCGCCGCCGGGCCCCTCGGGGCCGACGCCGTCGAGCTCGACGCCCGCCGCACCGCCGACGGGGCCGTGGTGGTGCTGCACGACGACACCCTCCCCGACGGCCGGGTGCTGGTGGAGACGGCCCGGGCCGACCTGCCGCCGGAGGTCCCGACCCTGGCCGAGGCCCTCGACGCCTGCGGTGACCTGGTCGTCAACATCGAGATCAAGAACAGCCCCGAGGACCGGGACTTCGACCCCGACGAGGCGGTGGCCGCCGAGGTGGTGGCCGAGGTCCGCCGGCGGGGCACCCCCGAGCGGTACCTCGTGTCGTCGTTCCACCGGCCCACGATCGACCGGGTCCGGGAGGCGATGCCCGAGCTGGGCACCGCCTTCCTCCACATGCACCAGGACGGGGCCGTGGCCCTGGCCGAGGCGGTGGCGCACGGCCACGGCGCCCTCCACCCCTGGTACGGCTGGGCGACCGAGGCGGTCATCGCCGCCGCCCACGACGTCGGGGTGGTGGTCAACGCCTGGACGGTGGACGACCCCGACGTCATGGCCCGCCTGGCCGGGTGGGGCGTCGACGGCATCGTCACCAACGTCCCCGACGTCGCCCTCGCGGTGCTGGGGCCGCGCTAG
- a CDS encoding AIM24 family protein produces MKSEIFSNAEATGTGAFTLQNSKMLKVRVGLDGNPPEMFARQGAMVAYQGQASFDYQGAGGIKKMVKQKLSGEGVATMKISGQAEVFFADQASDVHLIELEGDAVSINGRNVLAYSAGLDVDVHFVGGGGIAAGGLFNTIIQGHGMVAITTKGTPVVLATDAPTFVDSNAVVCWSANLQTQIASSFKMSNLIGRGSGEALQIGFSGQGWVIVQPSEFDLATMNQSGQNTGPAGGAAGGGLGGLAGGLLGR; encoded by the coding sequence ATGAAGAGCGAGATCTTTTCCAACGCCGAGGCCACCGGGACCGGAGCGTTCACGCTCCAGAACTCCAAGATGCTCAAGGTCCGCGTCGGGCTCGACGGCAACCCGCCGGAGATGTTCGCCCGCCAGGGCGCCATGGTCGCCTACCAGGGGCAGGCCAGCTTCGACTACCAGGGCGCCGGCGGCATCAAGAAGATGGTGAAGCAGAAGCTCTCCGGCGAGGGCGTGGCCACCATGAAGATCAGCGGTCAGGCCGAGGTCTTCTTCGCCGACCAGGCCTCCGACGTCCACCTCATCGAGCTCGAGGGCGACGCCGTGTCGATCAACGGGCGCAACGTGCTCGCCTACTCGGCCGGCCTCGACGTCGACGTCCACTTCGTCGGCGGGGGCGGGATCGCCGCCGGCGGGCTGTTCAACACGATCATCCAGGGTCACGGCATGGTGGCCATCACCACCAAGGGCACCCCCGTCGTGCTGGCCACCGACGCGCCGACCTTCGTCGACTCGAACGCCGTCGTGTGCTGGTCGGCCAACCTCCAGACCCAGATCGCGTCGTCGTTCAAGATGAGCAACCTGATCGGCCGGGGCAGCGGTGAGGCCCTCCAGATCGGCTTCTCGGGCCAGGGCTGGGTCATCGTCCAGCCCTCGGAGTTCGACCTGGCCACCATGAACCAGAGCGGCCAGAACACCGGTCCGGCCGGCGGAGCCGCCGGTGGCGGTCTCGGCGGCCTCGCCGGCGGCCTCCTCGGCCGCTGA
- a CDS encoding diacylglycerol kinase family protein, with amino-acid sequence MRIVLVVNPFSSSVTARARVVIRKALSADHDVELAETNRRDHATRLAKGAAADGADVVVVLGGDGTLNEAANGLAGTGTALATLPGGSTNVFARTIGLPNDPIEATSDLLEALAARSIRRVGLGSLNGRYFLFHTGLGFDAAVIEQVERRPQVKRYLGHPLFVYAAFSTWFRHFDRTRPRFRVTFPEGPDPERVVDDGSFAVVLNTNPYTYLGNRPLDIAPDATLDSPLVAITIRSMRIDTIVRVATAALAGGGRVARIGQVDQRSGVTAVEVRGHGPFPYQVDGDHLGDIEEISIRYVPDVLDLVVPVRPLDPAET; translated from the coding sequence GTGCGCATCGTCTTGGTGGTCAACCCCTTCTCGTCGTCGGTGACCGCCCGGGCGCGGGTCGTCATCCGCAAGGCCCTGTCGGCCGACCACGACGTCGAGCTGGCCGAGACCAACCGCCGCGACCACGCCACCCGGCTGGCCAAGGGGGCGGCCGCCGACGGCGCCGACGTGGTGGTCGTCCTCGGCGGCGACGGCACCCTCAACGAGGCGGCCAACGGTCTGGCCGGCACGGGCACCGCCCTCGCCACCCTGCCGGGGGGCTCGACCAACGTCTTCGCCCGCACCATCGGGCTGCCCAACGACCCCATCGAGGCGACCAGCGACCTGCTCGAGGCCCTGGCCGCCCGGTCGATCCGCCGGGTCGGGCTGGGCTCGCTCAACGGCCGCTACTTCCTGTTCCACACCGGTCTGGGCTTCGACGCCGCCGTGATCGAGCAGGTCGAGCGACGACCGCAGGTCAAGCGCTACCTCGGCCACCCGCTGTTCGTCTACGCCGCCTTCAGCACCTGGTTCCGCCACTTCGACCGCACCCGGCCCCGGTTCCGGGTGACCTTCCCCGAGGGCCCCGACCCCGAGAGGGTCGTCGACGACGGGTCCTTCGCCGTCGTCCTCAACACCAACCCCTACACGTACCTCGGGAACCGGCCCCTCGACATCGCCCCCGACGCCACGCTCGACTCGCCGCTGGTCGCCATCACCATCCGGTCGATGCGGATCGACACCATCGTGCGGGTCGCCACCGCGGCCCTGGCCGGGGGCGGCCGGGTGGCCCGCATCGGCCAGGTCGACCAGCGCTCGGGGGTGACCGCCGTCGAGGTGAGGGGTCACGGCCCGTTCCCGTACCAGGTGGACGGTGACCACCTGGGCGACATCGAGGAGATCTCGATCCGCTACGTGCCCGACGTCCTCGACCTGGTCGTGCCGGTGCGCCCCCTGGACCCAGCCGAGACCTGA
- a CDS encoding phosphatase PAP2 family protein encodes MDDGPNPSSGVITPVRGVVVAAVATLVATTAAALPGDLVAGEVAVLRWANDLPRGVGAPMQLVMHLGASLGALVVVAVAALARRWRLAAAALVGLLVARLVAGGLKVAVDRARPPALLADVVVRQHLPADPGFPSAHAAVAAALAVVAGWEAPRLRIPLAALAVAIGLARLYVGVHLPLDVLGGWALGVLAGLAAVTVVHPRVPPHPGPAPWSGSTVPRSRRP; translated from the coding sequence ATGGACGACGGGCCAAATCCAAGCTCAGGCGTCATCACACCCGTCCGGGGGGTCGTCGTCGCCGCCGTCGCGACCCTGGTGGCGACGACCGCAGCGGCCCTGCCCGGCGATCTGGTGGCCGGTGAGGTGGCCGTCCTGAGGTGGGCCAACGACCTCCCCCGGGGGGTCGGGGCGCCCATGCAGCTGGTGATGCACCTCGGCGCCTCGCTGGGGGCCTTGGTCGTCGTCGCCGTCGCCGCCCTGGCCCGGCGATGGCGCCTCGCCGCCGCCGCCCTCGTCGGGTTGCTCGTGGCCCGGCTCGTCGCCGGCGGTCTGAAGGTCGCCGTCGACCGCGCCCGCCCGCCGGCCCTGCTCGCCGACGTCGTGGTGCGCCAGCACCTCCCGGCCGACCCCGGGTTCCCGTCGGCGCACGCCGCCGTGGCCGCCGCCCTCGCCGTGGTGGCCGGGTGGGAGGCGCCCCGGCTGCGGATCCCCCTCGCCGCCCTGGCCGTCGCCATCGGGCTGGCCCGCCTCTACGTCGGGGTCCACCTGCCGCTCGACGTGCTGGGCGGGTGGGCGCTCGGCGTCCTCGCCGGGCTGGCCGCCGTCACCGTGGTCCACCCGCGGGTCCCGCCCCACCCCGGGCCGGCGCCGTGGAGCGGCAGCACGGTGCCGCGGTCGCGTCGCCCCTGA
- a CDS encoding electron transfer flavoprotein subunit beta/FixA family protein yields MNVVVCVKQIPDPADPGALNPDHTLKRDGKLILDESDTYGVEMALQLVDKAGEGEVTLVSMAPNGEVAGLRQALAMGAAKAVLVSDDALAGAGALDTAKVLAAAIGTVDGYDLVLAGVESSDGYTGVVPEQIAGLLDLPSVGFAKSVDIADGKVKVQRQTEAGYDEVEAPLPAVVSVTAGVVEPRYPSFKGIMAAKSKPVDTKTVADLGIDASVVGWAGAGQEIVDVAAAPEREAGQKVVDEGDAHEQIVAFLDGLKVL; encoded by the coding sequence ATGAACGTGGTCGTCTGTGTCAAGCAGATCCCTGACCCCGCTGATCCCGGCGCTCTCAACCCGGATCACACCCTGAAGCGGGACGGGAAGCTCATCCTCGACGAGTCTGATACCTACGGCGTGGAGATGGCGCTGCAGCTCGTCGACAAGGCCGGGGAGGGCGAGGTCACCCTCGTGTCCATGGCCCCGAACGGCGAGGTCGCCGGCCTCCGCCAGGCGCTCGCCATGGGCGCGGCCAAGGCCGTGCTCGTGAGCGACGACGCCCTCGCCGGCGCCGGCGCCCTCGACACCGCCAAGGTGCTCGCCGCCGCCATCGGCACCGTCGACGGCTACGACCTGGTCCTGGCCGGCGTCGAGTCGTCCGACGGCTACACGGGCGTCGTGCCCGAGCAGATCGCCGGCCTCCTCGACCTCCCGTCGGTCGGGTTCGCCAAGTCGGTCGACATCGCCGACGGCAAGGTCAAGGTCCAGCGCCAGACCGAGGCGGGCTACGACGAGGTCGAGGCCCCGCTGCCCGCCGTGGTGAGCGTGACCGCCGGCGTGGTCGAGCCCCGCTACCCCTCCTTCAAGGGGATCATGGCCGCCAAGTCGAAGCCGGTCGACACCAAGACCGTCGCCGACCTCGGCATCGACGCCTCCGTCGTCGGCTGGGCCGGCGCCGGCCAGGAGATCGTCGACGTCGCCGCCGCTCCCGAGCGCGAGGCCGGTCAGAAGGTCGTCGACGAGGGCGACGCCCACGAGCAGATCGTCGCCTTCCTCGACGGTCTCAAGGTCCTCTGA
- a CDS encoding electron transfer flavoprotein subunit alpha/FixB family protein, with protein MALSKIWVHVEVNEGTVAPITLEILSKARTLADTVEAFVGGSADGLADVLGAHGATKVFATGDLGGVLQGVHVAAAVAAAVEAEAPDAIFFGTTYDGRDIAARLSVKLDKPVISNNTGVELDGDALKVSTEIFGGTQIVTTKFAAGSPAIALFRPKSFVAEEAGGGAAEVAELATGDTGNAGSATVLDRHVEETSGPKLDEAAVVVAGGRGLGESDKFDMIEQLAKLLKGAPGASRAIVDAGWVPYSYQVGQTGKVVKPTVYIAAGISGATQHMVGMKGSKNIVAINKDEEAPIFGIADLGIVGDVHKVLPKLIEALQAR; from the coding sequence ATGGCTCTCTCCAAGATCTGGGTCCACGTCGAGGTGAACGAGGGCACGGTCGCTCCGATCACCCTCGAGATCCTCTCCAAGGCGCGCACGCTGGCCGACACGGTCGAGGCCTTCGTCGGCGGCTCCGCCGACGGCCTGGCCGACGTCCTCGGGGCCCACGGCGCCACCAAGGTGTTCGCCACCGGCGACCTCGGCGGCGTGCTGCAGGGCGTCCACGTGGCGGCGGCGGTCGCCGCGGCCGTGGAGGCCGAGGCCCCCGATGCCATCTTCTTCGGCACCACCTACGACGGGCGCGACATCGCCGCCCGGCTGTCGGTGAAGCTGGACAAGCCGGTCATCTCGAACAACACCGGCGTCGAGCTCGACGGCGACGCCCTCAAGGTGTCCACCGAGATCTTCGGTGGCACGCAGATCGTCACCACCAAGTTCGCCGCCGGCAGCCCCGCCATCGCCCTCTTCCGCCCGAAGTCGTTCGTGGCCGAGGAGGCCGGCGGCGGCGCCGCCGAGGTGGCCGAGCTGGCCACCGGCGACACCGGCAACGCCGGCTCCGCCACGGTGCTCGACCGTCACGTCGAGGAGACCTCGGGTCCCAAGCTCGACGAGGCCGCCGTCGTGGTGGCCGGTGGTCGCGGCCTCGGCGAGTCGGACAAGTTCGACATGATCGAGCAGCTGGCCAAGCTGCTGAAGGGCGCCCCGGGCGCGTCGCGGGCGATCGTCGACGCCGGCTGGGTGCCGTACTCGTACCAGGTGGGTCAGACCGGCAAGGTCGTGAAGCCGACGGTCTACATCGCCGCCGGCATCTCCGGTGCGACCCAGCACATGGTCGGCATGAAGGGCTCCAAGAACATCGTCGCCATCAACAAGGACGAGGAGGCGCCCATCTTCGGGATCGCCGACCTCGGCATCGTGGGCGACGTGCACAAGGTGCTGCCGAAGCTCATCGAGGCCCTCCAGGCCCGCTGA
- a CDS encoding TetR/AcrR family transcriptional regulator — METGSTTARPRSRRGEGERLREEILAAAEALLVETASEDAVSIRAVAQAVGVTAPSIYRHFADKDMLLLEVCRHSFTDFSAALEDALGADDTTEQMVALGRAYIRYAVEHPEHYRIMFMARFELSAQAYAEEMVADGSSFALLLRISQELIDSGRVRPEIAERGALHVGILFWSSVHGLASLLVAKPGLPWPDPDVLEEHLLAGTVRGLLVPEG; from the coding sequence ATGGAGACAGGATCGACGACCGCCCGCCCCCGCTCTCGCCGCGGCGAGGGCGAGCGGTTGCGGGAGGAGATCCTGGCTGCGGCCGAGGCGCTGCTGGTGGAGACCGCGTCGGAGGACGCGGTCTCCATCCGCGCCGTCGCCCAGGCGGTCGGCGTGACCGCCCCGTCGATCTACCGGCACTTCGCCGACAAGGACATGCTCCTCCTCGAGGTGTGCCGGCACAGCTTCACGGACTTCTCGGCGGCGCTCGAGGACGCCCTGGGCGCCGACGACACCACCGAGCAGATGGTGGCGCTCGGGCGCGCCTACATCCGCTACGCCGTCGAGCACCCGGAGCACTACCGGATCATGTTCATGGCCCGCTTCGAGCTCTCGGCCCAGGCCTACGCCGAGGAGATGGTGGCCGACGGCTCCAGCTTCGCCCTGCTCCTGCGCATCTCCCAGGAGCTGATCGACAGCGGGCGGGTGCGGCCCGAGATCGCCGAGCGCGGCGCCCTGCACGTCGGCATCCTGTTCTGGTCGTCGGTCCACGGCCTGGCCTCGCTGCTCGTCGCCAAGCCGGGCCTCCCGTGGCCCGACCCCGACGTGCTGGAGGAGCACCTCCTCGCCGGCACGGTGCGCGGCCTCCTCGTCCCCGAGGGCTGA